A stretch of DNA from bacterium:
GTATTTCAACGCCTGTTCCAATTCCCCCATATCGCGATAAACTATGCCGATATTGCCCAGGTCAGAAGCCTCTCCCTGCAGATACCCTATCTGCTTATCTATCTCAAGAGCCTGCTTATGGTATTTCAACGCCTGTTCCAATTCCCCCATATCGCTATAAACCAGGCCGATATTGCCCAGTTGATTAGCCTCTCCCTGCAGATACCCTATCTGCTTATCTATCTCAAGAGCCTGCTTATGGTATTTCAACGCCTGTTCCAATTCCCCCATATCGCGATAAACCAGGCCGATATTGCCCAGGTCAGAAGCCTCTCCCTGCAGATACCCTATCTGCTTATCTATCTCAAGAGCCTGCTTGAAGTATTTCAACGCCTGTTCCAATTCCCCCATATCGCGATAAACCAGGCCGATATTGCCCAGTTGATTAGCCTCTCCCTGCAGATACCCTATCTGCTTATCTATCTCAAGAGCCTGCTTTAGGTATTTCAACGCCTGTTCCAATTCCCCCATATCGCGATAAACCAGGCCGATATTGCCCAGGTCAGAAGCCTCTCCCTGCAGATACCCTATCTGCTTATCTATCTCAAGAGCCTGCTTGAAGTATTTCAACGCCTGTTCCAATTCCCCCATATCGCGATAAACCAGGCCGATATTGCCCAGGTCAGAAGCCTCTCCCTGCAGATACCCTATCTGCTTATCTATCTCAAGAGCCTGCTTGAAGTATTTCAACGCCTGTTCCAATTCCCCCATATCGCGATAAACCAGGCCAATATTGCCCAGGTGATTAGCCTCTCCCTGCAGATACCCTATCTGCTTATCTATCTCAAGAGCCTGCTTGAAGTATTTCAACGCCTGTTCCAATTCCCCCATATCGCGATAAACCAGGCCAATATTGCCCAGGTGATTAGCCTCTCCCTGCAGATACCCTATCTGCTTATGGAGCTCAAGAGCCTGCTTATGGTATTTCAACGCCTGTTCCAATTCCCCCATATCGCGATAAACCAGGCCGATATTGCCCAGTTGATTAGCCTCTCCCTGCAGATACCCTATCTGCTTATCTATCTCAAGAGCCTGCTTGAAGTATTTCAACGCCTGTTCCAATTCCCCCATATCGCGATAAACTATGCCGATATTGCCCAGGTCAGAAGCCTCTCCCTGCAGATACCCTATCTGCTTATCTATCTCAAGAGCCTGCTTATGGTATTTCAACGCCTGTTCCAATTCCCCCATATCGCTATAAACCAGGCCGATATTACCCAAGGCAGAAGCCTCTCCCTGCAGATACCCTATCTGCTTATCTATCTCAAGAGCCTGCTTGAAGTATTTCAACGCCTGTTCCAATTCCCCCATATCGCGATAAACCAGGCCAATATTGCCAATGACTGTTGCTTCATTTCTGTAAATTTTGGCTCTTTTAAACAGTGGCAGGGCTATTTCATAATACCTTAGCGCATCCTGGAAATTTGAAAGCTCCTGGTGAAGGTAGCCAATCTCAAAAGCCAGGTCAGCCTTTGCTTCTTCAGATAACGACTCTGCCTGAGTTCTGAAGGTTTCTGTCAGAGAGGCAAGCCTCTGCTCATTTTCCGAAGGTTCTTCTGCCTTTTGAGCAATTTCCCGGCGAACCTTTGCCTCATCTCCAAACCGGAAGACACCTGACTTAAATGTATAAAAATCCGGGGCTTTAAAGATAACCAGGTTTAAGAGAGAATCATCTACGAAGAATATCAGACTGAGATTTTGCTGACCGATTTTATCTCGGTTAAGGTTTATCCCCTGCAGAAACCGGCTAAGGCTCGGCTCATCTTCCCTGATAGAGACAATATCCCGGATTAAAAAGACAGGTTTCAAACAGGGTTTGGGCTTGGTTAAAAAGTACTGCTCAATTTTGGCAAAGGGGTCAATTATGGTTGGCGACAAAAAGATAGAATAGCAATCAAACTCCCTGGCCATCTCACTTGCGATTCTCTCAGCCAGTTCATTTTCTACATCCGAAGTTTCACAACTAATAAAAAAAAGGCAGCCCCGGTTTTTAAAAAGGCGGAGTTGATGAAAGAGGCGGGGAATCTGAAGTTCATCCTTTTTACGAAAGACAACTGTTTTATCAGGCTTTTTCATTTTGTTTAATCTTCCTGTATTCTTCTACATCTGATATTAATAAAGGATGGATATCGCACCATTCATCACCATTCATATATTCGAGGGCAAACAGGGAATGGAATAATTCTAAAGCTTCTACCCTATCCGGGCTGAGGAGTCTCTTGTGGTCATATATTTCAAGCAATATATCATAATAAGTACGGTTAAGGGCACGCTTTTTATTTGCCCGCTCTTCATTGATAGCTGTTTCCATGTCAACAGTATCAATCTTTTTACCGCCCTGGACCCTTGAATAACTTGAGGCAGAGGCAATAAGATCAATTAAGGTACGGAACACACCCCCACTGGCATCTACAGCCATATTCAAGGCATTGTCTTCAATCAAATCCTTTTCCATCCGCTTAAACACAAGCTGTCGCAGGGTTTCTCTATGTTTTATAGCTTTTTCATCTTCTTTGCCATCTCTATCTTTCAACCTCAGATTACGCAGGACCTTTTGCCGCCCAATCTTGCTAACAATCACCGCACTCTTTGGTGAATAAATCATTGAGATAGGAATAGTAAGCAAGGCACTGCACTTAATATCGCCAATAATATTTCCCTCTTCAAAGAAAAGCTTTTCTGCCTGTGTGGGACCAGTCTTGTCCAGATCGTCTATAATCAGCAATATATCACGTGGTGTAATTGATAGTTTGATATTAAGGATAATATCGTTGACTAAATTACGCAGGTCAGTAACCTTAACCCTGTAAAATTCACGAATCTGTTTGCGTGTTTCAGACTGCAGTCGTACTTTTGCGAAAAAGTCAGCACCCAGTCTTACAAAAGGGAATTTGAAACCCGTCTTTGCCTCTACGCCTCCTCCAATTTCACCA
This window harbors:
- a CDS encoding tetratricopeptide repeat protein, which translates into the protein MKKPDKTVVFRKKDELQIPRLFHQLRLFKNRGCLFFISCETSDVENELAERIASEMAREFDCYSIFLSPTIIDPFAKIEQYFLTKPKPCLKPVFLIRDIVSIREDEPSLSRFLQGINLNRDKIGQQNLSLIFFVDDSLLNLVIFKAPDFYTFKSGVFRFGDEAKVRREIAQKAEEPSENEQRLASLTETFRTQAESLSEEAKADLAFEIGYLHQELSNFQDALRYYEIALPLFKRAKIYRNEATVIGNIGLVYRDMGELEQALKYFKQALEIDKQIGYLQGEASALGNIGLVYSDMGELEQALKYHKQALEIDKQIGYLQGEASDLGNIGIVYRDMGELEQALKYFKQALEIDKQIGYLQGEANQLGNIGLVYRDMGELEQALKYHKQALELHKQIGYLQGEANHLGNIGLVYRDMGELEQALKYFKQALEIDKQIGYLQGEANHLGNIGLVYRDMGELEQALKYFKQALEIDKQIGYLQGEASDLGNIGLVYRDMGELEQALKYFKQALEIDKQIGYLQGEASDLGNIGLVYRDMGELEQALKYLKQALEIDKQIGYLQGEANQLGNIGLVYRDMGELEQALKYFKQALEIDKQIGYLQGEASDLGNIGLVYRDMGELEQALKYHKQALEIDKQIGYLQGEANQLGNIGLVYSDMGELEQALKYHKQALEIDKQIGYLQGEASDLGNIGIVYRDMGELEQALKYFKQALELHKQIGYLQGEANQLGNIGSVYYDMGELEQALKYHKQALELHKQIGYLSGEASDLGNIGIVYSDMGELEQALKY